The region GCGACCAGGGCCTGGCCGTGCAGCAGGCGCTGATGGAGGAGCTGGGTCTGGGTGTGCCGGCGACGACATGGCATGTGGCCCGCGACGGGCTGGCCGAGGCGGTGAATTTCCTGGCGCTGGTCACGGGGTCGCTGGGCAAGATCGCGCTGGACGTCATGTTGATGGCGGCCACGGAATTCGCTGAAGTCTATGAGCCTTTCGTCACGGGGCGGGGCGCCAGTAGCACCATGCCGCAGAAGCGCAATCCCATTTCCAGCGAGTTGATGCTGGCCGCGTCCAAGGCCGTGCGTCAGCATGCCGGATTGATGCTGGACGCCATGGTGCAGGATTTCGAACGGGCGACGGGGCCATGGCATGCGGAGTGGATCGCGGTGCCGGAAAGTTTCGTGCTGTCGGCGGGGGCGCTGCACCAGGCCAGGTTCATGTTGAGCGGACTGATCGTCGATGAAGCGCGCATGAGTGCAAACCTGGGCATTTCGCGTGGCCTGATCGTGGCTGAAGCCGTGATGATGGGCCTGGCGCCGCACATGGGTCGCCAGCAGGCGCATGACGTCGTGTATGCCGCCTGCCGGCAGGTCAACGAACATGGCGGCAGTCTGGCTGAAGTGCTGGCGAACATGCCCGAGGTCACGCGCCACCTGGACCGGGCTGCTATCGACCGCCTGACCGCGCCGGAGAATTATCTGGGCATGGCGCCCGCGATGGTGGACCGGGCTGTCGGCAAGCGCGGGTAATTCCGCGCACCCAGCGTGACGTTCCTGATAAAGGCCTGTGCATTGCACAGGTCTTTATGATCCGGGGCACAGCGGAGCCGGCTTTGCCGGTCCGCCAGTGCGGCCCCTTGAGGGGGGCGCGCGTAGCGCGCTGGGGTGGATGTTTCCTTCCGGTCCGCCAGTGCCGCCCCTTGAGGGGGGCGCTCCGCGCGGTAGGGGGAGACTACTTGCAACCCTCTTGGCAGCGGCCGTTGGCGTCGAACGCCATGGTTTTGCCAGATAACGGCACATAAGACGGCGCATGGACCTGCTTGATGAACGCTTCGGTCTTGCTGCCCGCCCGTACCTTGCCATTGACCGTGC is a window of Bordetella sp. N DNA encoding:
- the pcaB gene encoding 3-carboxy-cis,cis-muconate cycloisomerase, which codes for MTIANFQGATTVLDSVLFRDAFGTPAMREIFNDRALIERYIEVEVALARAQARVGVIPADAAEVIAQRSRFADLDLDHLRHETDIVGYPILPLVHQLVKLCGDEAGRYVHWGATTQDIMDTAVILQVRAALDIVNDDIEALRRILAALATKYRDTPMAGRTHLQQALPITFGYKAAIWLAMFDRHAERLAQLRPRVLVGQFAGAAGTLASLGDQGLAVQQALMEELGLGVPATTWHVARDGLAEAVNFLALVTGSLGKIALDVMLMAATEFAEVYEPFVTGRGASSTMPQKRNPISSELMLAASKAVRQHAGLMLDAMVQDFERATGPWHAEWIAVPESFVLSAGALHQARFMLSGLIVDEARMSANLGISRGLIVAEAVMMGLAPHMGRQQAHDVVYAACRQVNEHGGSLAEVLANMPEVTRHLDRAAIDRLTAPENYLGMAPAMVDRAVGKRG